A single genomic interval of Corvus cornix cornix isolate S_Up_H32 chromosome 11, ASM73873v5, whole genome shotgun sequence harbors:
- the SLC38A7 gene encoding putative sodium-coupled neutral amino acid transporter 7 isoform X2, producing MFPGLRGRTTTPGVQRAGRSCCRAAAAAGLSQGRRRGRRERSRARFPSGVGKCLTPVLLHSSLFAALPPRWSQCWLRTPLECMLIFIIGGLVILAYCSQASNERTYQEVVWAVCGKVPGVLCEVAIAVYTFGTCIAFLIIIGDQEDKIIAALVKEPEEAGSSCWYTDRKFTISITAFLLILPLSIPKEIGFQKYASSLSVIGTWYVTAVIIIKYIWPDKELVPVEIPTSPSTWTAVFNAMPTICFGFQCHVSSVPVFNSMKQPEVKTWGAVVTAAMVIALFVYTGTGACGFLTFGAGVEQDVLMSYPSNDIPVALARAFIILCVLTSYPILHFCGRAVLEGLWLRYTGVTVEEDVVRERRRRLLQTISWFLLTLLLALFIPDIGKVISVIGGLAACFIFVFPGLCLIQAKLSEIQETKAISWWAQVSYGVFMVTLGAFIFGQTTANAIFVDLTA from the exons ATGTTCCCCGGGCTCCGGGGCCGGACTACAACCCCCGGCGTGCAGCGGGCAGGGCGGAGCTGCTGccgcgccgccgctgccgccgggcTCAGCCAGGGCCGGCGCCGGGGCCGAAGGGAGCGGAGCAGAGCGCGCTTCCCATCTG GAGTAGGGAAGTGCCTGACTCCCGTGTTGCTGCATTCCAGCCTGTTTGCTGCCCTCCCACCCCGATGGAGCCAGTGCTGGCTGAGGACCCCCCTCGAG tgCATGTTGATCTTCATCATCGGAGGCTTGGTGATCCTGGCGTACTGCTCGCAGGCCAGCAATGAGCGCACCTACCAGGAGGTTGTGTGGGCTGTCTGCGGGAAGGTGCCTGGTGTGCTGTGCGAGGTGGCCATCGCTGTCTACACCTTTGGCACTTGCATCGCCTTCCTCATCATCATTGGAGATCAAGAGGACAAGA TCATTGCTGCTCTGGTGAAGGAGCCCGAggaagctgggagcagctgctggtaCACAGACCGCAAGTTCACCATCAGCATCACCGccttcctcctcatcctgcccctctccatccccaaaGAGATTGGCTTCCAAAAATATGCCAG CTCCCTCAGTGTGATTGGCACATGGTATGTCACAGCAGTCATTATCATCAAGTACATCTGGCCCGACAAGGAGCTGGTGCCTGTGGAGATCCCCACCAG CCCCTCCACCTGGACAGCTGTCTTCAATGCCATGCCCACCATCTGCTTTGGGTTCCAG TGCCATGTGAGCAGCGTGCCCGTCTTTAACAGCATGAAGCAGCCAGAGGTGAAGACCTGGGGGGCAGTGGTGACAGCAGCCATGGTGATTGCTCTCTTTGTCTACACAGGCACTG GTGCCTGTGGCTTCCTAACCTTTGGAGCTGGCGTGGAGCAGGATGTCTTGATGTCCTACCCCTCCAATGACATCCCTGTTGCCCTTGCCCGGGCTTTCATCATCCTCTGTGTGCTGACATCCTACCCCATCCTACACTTCTGTGGCCG GGCTGTCTTGGAGGGTCTCTGGCTCCGCTACACTGGGGTAACAGTGGAGGAGGACGTGGTTCGGGAGCGGAGGAGACGCCTGCTTCAGACCATCAGCTGGTTCCTCCTGACACTCCTCCTGGCTCTTTTCATCCCTGACATTGGCAAAGTCATCTCTGTCATTGGGGGCTTGGCCGCCTGCTTCATCTTTGTCTTCCCAG GGCTCTGCCTGATTCAAGCCAAGCTCTCCGAGATCCAAGAAACCAAGGCAATCAG
- the SLC38A7 gene encoding putative sodium-coupled neutral amino acid transporter 7 isoform X1: protein MAQGTGSINSDYKDWEWSDDAGERARLLQSPSVETVPKNSESQGNGLGTTSALGAVFIVVNAALGAGLLNFPAAFSMAGGVAAGIALQMCMLIFIIGGLVILAYCSQASNERTYQEVVWAVCGKVPGVLCEVAIAVYTFGTCIAFLIIIGDQEDKIIAALVKEPEEAGSSCWYTDRKFTISITAFLLILPLSIPKEIGFQKYASSLSVIGTWYVTAVIIIKYIWPDKELVPVEIPTSPSTWTAVFNAMPTICFGFQCHVSSVPVFNSMKQPEVKTWGAVVTAAMVIALFVYTGTGACGFLTFGAGVEQDVLMSYPSNDIPVALARAFIILCVLTSYPILHFCGRAVLEGLWLRYTGVTVEEDVVRERRRRLLQTISWFLLTLLLALFIPDIGKVISVIGGLAACFIFVFPGLCLIQAKLSEIQETKAISWWAQVSYGVFMVTLGAFIFGQTTANAIFVDLTA, encoded by the exons ATGGCTCAGGGCACTGGGAGCATCAACAGTGACTACAAGGACTGGGAGTGGAGCGACGATGCTGGCGAACGGGCCAGGCTTCTGCAGAGCCCTAGTGTGGAGACAGTGCCCAAAAATTCAGAGAGCCAAGGAAACGGTCTGGGGACCACGTCGGCTCTGGGAGCTGTCTTCATTGTGGTCAACGCTGCCCTCGGGGCTGGGCTGCTCAacttccctgctgccttcagcatgGCCGGTGGCGTGGCTGCAGGCATCGCCCTGCAGATG tgCATGTTGATCTTCATCATCGGAGGCTTGGTGATCCTGGCGTACTGCTCGCAGGCCAGCAATGAGCGCACCTACCAGGAGGTTGTGTGGGCTGTCTGCGGGAAGGTGCCTGGTGTGCTGTGCGAGGTGGCCATCGCTGTCTACACCTTTGGCACTTGCATCGCCTTCCTCATCATCATTGGAGATCAAGAGGACAAGA TCATTGCTGCTCTGGTGAAGGAGCCCGAggaagctgggagcagctgctggtaCACAGACCGCAAGTTCACCATCAGCATCACCGccttcctcctcatcctgcccctctccatccccaaaGAGATTGGCTTCCAAAAATATGCCAG CTCCCTCAGTGTGATTGGCACATGGTATGTCACAGCAGTCATTATCATCAAGTACATCTGGCCCGACAAGGAGCTGGTGCCTGTGGAGATCCCCACCAG CCCCTCCACCTGGACAGCTGTCTTCAATGCCATGCCCACCATCTGCTTTGGGTTCCAG TGCCATGTGAGCAGCGTGCCCGTCTTTAACAGCATGAAGCAGCCAGAGGTGAAGACCTGGGGGGCAGTGGTGACAGCAGCCATGGTGATTGCTCTCTTTGTCTACACAGGCACTG GTGCCTGTGGCTTCCTAACCTTTGGAGCTGGCGTGGAGCAGGATGTCTTGATGTCCTACCCCTCCAATGACATCCCTGTTGCCCTTGCCCGGGCTTTCATCATCCTCTGTGTGCTGACATCCTACCCCATCCTACACTTCTGTGGCCG GGCTGTCTTGGAGGGTCTCTGGCTCCGCTACACTGGGGTAACAGTGGAGGAGGACGTGGTTCGGGAGCGGAGGAGACGCCTGCTTCAGACCATCAGCTGGTTCCTCCTGACACTCCTCCTGGCTCTTTTCATCCCTGACATTGGCAAAGTCATCTCTGTCATTGGGGGCTTGGCCGCCTGCTTCATCTTTGTCTTCCCAG GGCTCTGCCTGATTCAAGCCAAGCTCTCCGAGATCCAAGAAACCAAGGCAATCAG